The following proteins come from a genomic window of Gottfriedia acidiceleris:
- a CDS encoding C40 family peptidase: MKKKIIQSIAIIGSVSCINSMDLLEADAEGTITNQPKELITYVDHYISTGNGVRIRSGAGTNYSILGNVNKNAKLDVISSSNGWYKINYEGRVGYISGTYVKKQSSNVENETIDSNTFIYISTGNGVRIRSGAGTNYSILGSVNKNDKLDVQSSSNGWYKIIYQGRIGYISGTYVQKQKKIEDEKPVYSTIKYIVTGARVNIRAGAGTNYNIIGSATKNQKLDVISTSNGWHKIIYQGKTGYISAGYTDKEIDHSIDSTSDEQNMISFAKQFLGVPYKWAGVSPTGFDCSGFIYYVLKENGKPFGRTNVSGYWHNNTSFQKVTSSQPGDLIFFQNTYTYGPSHMGIMLNQNEFIQAGSSTGVTISNINDSYWKKHFLGYKRIK; this comes from the coding sequence TTGAAAAAAAAAATTATACAATCGATTGCAATCATAGGATCTGTTTCATGTATTAATTCTATGGATCTATTAGAAGCGGATGCAGAAGGTACAATCACAAATCAACCCAAAGAGTTAATCACATACGTGGATCATTATATCTCAACTGGGAATGGGGTACGTATTCGTTCAGGGGCAGGTACGAATTATAGTATTTTAGGAAATGTAAATAAGAATGCTAAATTAGATGTCATATCTTCCTCAAATGGTTGGTATAAGATTAATTACGAGGGAAGAGTTGGATACATCAGTGGTACTTATGTTAAAAAACAAAGTAGTAATGTTGAAAATGAAACAATAGATAGTAATACCTTCATTTACATCTCAACAGGGAACGGTGTACGTATTCGATCGGGAGCAGGAACGAATTATAGTATTTTAGGAAGTGTAAATAAGAATGATAAATTAGATGTTCAATCTTCCTCAAATGGTTGGTACAAGATTATTTATCAAGGAAGAATTGGTTACATAAGCGGCACTTATGTTCAGAAACAAAAGAAAATTGAAGATGAAAAACCAGTATATAGTACGATTAAATATATTGTAACTGGAGCAAGAGTAAATATTCGCGCAGGGGCAGGAACGAATTACAATATAATAGGAAGTGCGACAAAAAATCAGAAGTTAGATGTTATTTCAACTTCAAATGGTTGGCACAAAATAATCTATCAAGGAAAAACGGGTTATATAAGTGCTGGATATACTGATAAAGAAATTGATCATTCAATTGATTCGACTAGTGATGAGCAAAATATGATTTCGTTTGCAAAACAATTTTTAGGAGTTCCTTACAAGTGGGCAGGAGTTTCTCCTACGGGTTTTGATTGCAGTGGTTTTATTTATTATGTCCTTAAGGAAAATGGTAAGCCGTTTGGAAGAACAAATGTATCAGGTTATTGGCATAACAATACTTCATTCCAAAAAGTCACATCATCACAGCCAGGCGATTTAATATTTTTTCAAAATACATATACGTATGGACCATCACACATGGGAATTATGTTAAACCAAAATGAATTTATACAAGCTGGTAGTAGTACAGGCGTTACGATTTCGAATATAAATGACTCATATTGGAAAAAGCATTTTTTAGGGTATAAGCGAATTAAATAA
- a CDS encoding DMT family transporter has product MSAKRFFTHPLGVIASAVITTFLWGSAFPFIKLSYEHLHIGKNAIWKQMIFAGYRFFLASLLILIFFTILGRKLTFKRDTFFVVGKVGLFQTFLQYVLFYIGLSFSTGVQGSIIAGTTSFFQLLAAHFMYKNDRLNLRKILGVTVGFAGVIIVNITKGTLSLHLGIGEILLLVAMAFGGYGNVLAKEAAKKVDVAYLTAYQMMIGSIGLLLIGGLTAGFLPFHFDLKTFGMLVYLSVLSSVGFILWNNVMKYNQVGKVSMYLFLVPVFGVILSSIMLNEVLSYLVFIGLVMVTSGIIIVNYQKDQRSTHMKSAS; this is encoded by the coding sequence ATGTCTGCAAAGAGATTTTTTACACATCCTTTGGGAGTGATTGCATCAGCAGTTATTACAACTTTTTTATGGGGAAGCGCATTTCCATTTATTAAGCTAAGTTATGAGCACTTGCATATTGGGAAGAATGCGATTTGGAAGCAAATGATTTTTGCGGGTTATCGTTTCTTTTTGGCCTCATTGTTAATTTTAATATTTTTTACGATATTAGGTAGAAAGTTAACTTTTAAGCGAGATACTTTTTTTGTAGTAGGAAAAGTAGGTTTGTTTCAAACGTTTTTACAATATGTGTTGTTTTATATTGGATTGAGTTTTTCAACGGGCGTTCAAGGCTCGATAATTGCTGGAACTACTTCGTTTTTTCAACTTTTAGCAGCGCATTTTATGTATAAAAATGATCGTTTAAACTTGCGTAAGATACTGGGAGTAACGGTAGGGTTTGCGGGTGTAATTATCGTAAATATTACAAAAGGCACTCTTTCTTTACATTTAGGAATTGGTGAGATTTTATTATTGGTTGCAATGGCGTTTGGTGGCTATGGTAATGTACTTGCGAAGGAAGCTGCAAAGAAAGTGGATGTTGCCTATTTAACGGCATATCAAATGATGATTGGTTCGATTGGATTGTTATTAATTGGTGGTTTAACGGCAGGGTTTTTACCGTTCCACTTTGATTTAAAAACGTTTGGCATGCTAGTTTATTTGTCAGTGCTTTCATCTGTAGGTTTTATACTCTGGAACAATGTTATGAAATATAACCAAGTTGGAAAAGTATCAATGTACTTATTCTTAGTTCCTGTTTTTGGTGTAATTTTATCATCAATCATGCTGAATGAAGTGTTATCTTATCTTGTATTTATTGGTTTAGTGATGGTTACATCAGGTATTATTATTGTAAATTATCAAAAGGATCAACGTAGCACTCATATGAAGAGTGCATCTTGA
- a CDS encoding carbohydrate ABC transporter permease → MNKEVETVVDDATDFKVSYRKKRRNSGSFIVFVGPAFLVFAALVLIPFLMGLYYSFTNWNGVVGNIHYVGFDNYKYIFTQDADFKQSFIITTKYTFFAVILTNLIGFGLALLVTKGLKSRNILRTIFFLPNLIGGLLLGFIWQFIFNKGLTSLGAALGIDSLMQSLLGTANGAFWAIIIVAIWQGAGYIMIIYVAALQGVPQELIEAAQVDGADRFTTLRKIIIPMVAPAVTVCLFLTISWSFKVFDQNLSLTGGGPFKSTEMLALNIYTEAFVNNRYGLGEAKAIVFFVVVAAISILQVYITKKREVEA, encoded by the coding sequence ATGAATAAAGAAGTTGAAACAGTTGTAGATGATGCTACTGACTTTAAAGTCTCCTATCGAAAGAAACGTAGAAATAGTGGAAGTTTTATCGTATTTGTTGGTCCAGCCTTTCTAGTATTTGCAGCTTTAGTGCTTATTCCGTTTTTAATGGGTCTGTATTATTCCTTTACAAATTGGAATGGGGTAGTTGGAAATATCCATTATGTCGGTTTTGATAATTATAAGTACATATTTACGCAAGATGCAGACTTTAAACAGTCTTTTATAATTACGACAAAGTATACGTTTTTTGCTGTAATTTTAACGAATTTGATTGGTTTTGGCTTAGCTCTATTAGTTACAAAGGGGCTCAAATCAAGAAATATCCTTAGAACGATTTTCTTTTTACCTAACTTAATAGGTGGACTATTACTCGGTTTTATTTGGCAATTCATTTTTAATAAAGGTCTCACTTCATTAGGAGCTGCGCTAGGGATCGATTCATTAATGCAGTCATTGCTAGGTACTGCAAATGGAGCGTTTTGGGCAATTATCATTGTAGCCATCTGGCAAGGTGCAGGGTATATCATGATTATTTATGTAGCCGCACTCCAAGGAGTGCCTCAGGAATTGATTGAAGCAGCTCAAGTTGACGGCGCAGATCGTTTTACAACTTTAAGGAAAATCATCATTCCAATGGTAGCACCAGCTGTAACTGTCTGTTTATTTTTAACAATCTCATGGTCATTTAAAGTATTTGATCAAAATTTATCACTTACTGGCGGTGGACCATTTAAATCGACAGAAATGCTTGCGTTAAACATTTATACAGAAGCATTTGTAAACAATCGATACGGATTAGGAGAAGCAAAAGCTATTGTCTTCTTCGTCGTTGTCGCAGCTATTTCAATTCTCCAAGTTTATATAACGAAGAAAAGGGAGGTTGAAGCATAG
- a CDS encoding carbohydrate ABC transporter permease, whose product MGNERYTGLSFLLELFGIILAIFFLIPFYYVLGNSFKSFADILQNTSSLPKSLDFTNYSQAIAVMDFWRALLNSLIVTVASNVFIVLFCSMAAYKLVRTRHKISTVIFFIFVATMVIPFQSIMIPLVKVGSTLHLMNSHYGLVVMYLAFGSALSIFLYHGFIKGIPIELEEAAIIDGCSPFMVFWKVVFPLLKPITVTIVILNTLWIWNDFLLPSLVLRDEELRTIPLATFYFFGAYTKQWNLALAGLVLGITPLLIFFFAAQKQIIRGITSGSIK is encoded by the coding sequence GTGGGAAATGAACGCTATACCGGACTATCGTTTTTGCTTGAGCTATTTGGGATCATTTTAGCGATATTTTTCCTTATTCCCTTCTACTATGTATTAGGAAACTCGTTTAAATCCTTTGCAGATATTTTACAAAATACATCATCGCTACCAAAATCATTAGATTTTACAAATTACTCCCAAGCGATTGCCGTTATGGATTTCTGGAGGGCTTTATTGAATTCTTTGATTGTAACAGTAGCCAGTAATGTGTTTATCGTTTTATTTTGCTCAATGGCAGCTTATAAACTCGTTCGCACAAGACATAAAATTTCAACGGTTATTTTCTTTATTTTTGTAGCAACGATGGTAATTCCTTTTCAATCAATTATGATTCCACTTGTTAAAGTTGGAAGTACACTTCATTTAATGAATAGTCATTATGGACTTGTTGTTATGTATTTAGCGTTTGGCTCAGCACTTTCTATATTTCTCTATCACGGTTTTATAAAAGGGATTCCAATTGAGCTTGAAGAAGCTGCAATTATTGATGGATGTTCACCATTTATGGTTTTTTGGAAAGTGGTGTTTCCTCTATTAAAACCGATTACCGTAACAATTGTTATATTGAATACGTTATGGATTTGGAATGATTTCTTATTACCATCTCTAGTTTTGCGTGATGAAGAGCTACGCACAATACCACTGGCAACATTTTATTTTTTTGGCGCTTATACGAAACAATGGAATTTAGCACTTGCCGGATTAGTTTTAGGCATTACGCCATTATTGATCTTTTTCTTCGCTGCCCAAAAGCAAATTATCCGAGGTATTACAAGTGGCTCAATAAAGTAA
- a CDS encoding ABC transporter substrate-binding protein: MNKKLFKSIAVLSTSMLLFTGCNNKKEETKKPGAGEKVTLNIFQFKAEIAKDLEALTKEYEKENKNVTVKVQTVGGGADYGAALKAQFASGNEPDIFNNGGYQEAVTWKDKLEDLSDQDWVKDLYPETEKPMTVDGKLLGMPMNTEGYGFIYNKDLFDKAGITQLPKTLTELEATAKKLKDAGITPFSVGYGEWWILGIHLLNIPFAQQPDPDKFIADLNAGKVKIPDNDKFKEFIKLFDLTIKYGNKNPLTTDYNTQVTNFASGKTAMMQQGNWTQGMIDGITPNMKLGLLPIPINDDKEAMDKIPVGVPNNWVVNKNSKNKEEAKKFLNWMVSSDTGKKYIVEKFKFIPAVKTIEGKGLGPIADDIQKYSTEGKVLSWNWFKYPNGATNEFGASMQAYVGGQKNPQQLLQSLQDTWDKLKKQ; the protein is encoded by the coding sequence ATGAATAAAAAATTATTTAAGTCGATTGCCGTTTTATCAACTAGTATGTTGCTGTTTACTGGATGTAATAATAAAAAAGAAGAAACAAAAAAGCCTGGTGCTGGTGAAAAAGTTACATTAAATATTTTTCAATTTAAAGCTGAAATTGCAAAAGATTTAGAGGCTTTAACAAAAGAATATGAAAAGGAAAATAAAAATGTTACGGTGAAGGTTCAAACAGTAGGTGGAGGTGCAGATTATGGAGCAGCATTGAAAGCTCAATTTGCATCAGGAAATGAACCAGATATTTTCAATAATGGTGGATACCAAGAGGCCGTTACTTGGAAGGATAAACTCGAGGACCTGTCAGATCAAGATTGGGTGAAGGATTTATATCCGGAAACCGAAAAACCGATGACAGTTGATGGAAAATTACTTGGGATGCCTATGAACACGGAAGGCTATGGATTCATTTACAACAAAGACTTATTTGATAAAGCTGGGATTACACAATTGCCAAAAACATTAACTGAATTAGAAGCAACAGCAAAAAAATTAAAAGACGCTGGCATTACGCCGTTTTCAGTTGGATATGGTGAGTGGTGGATTTTAGGAATTCATTTATTAAATATTCCATTTGCACAACAACCAGATCCAGATAAATTTATCGCCGATTTAAATGCAGGCAAAGTAAAAATCCCTGATAATGATAAATTTAAGGAGTTTATAAAATTATTTGATTTAACGATTAAATATGGAAATAAAAATCCATTAACAACAGATTACAATACACAAGTTACAAATTTTGCATCTGGAAAAACAGCTATGATGCAACAAGGAAACTGGACACAAGGTATGATTGATGGCATTACGCCAAATATGAAACTTGGTCTTTTACCAATTCCGATTAATGATGACAAAGAGGCAATGGATAAAATCCCTGTAGGTGTACCAAATAACTGGGTAGTTAACAAAAATTCAAAAAACAAAGAAGAAGCGAAGAAGTTTTTAAATTGGATGGTTTCTTCTGATACAGGTAAAAAATATATCGTTGAAAAGTTTAAATTTATTCCAGCAGTTAAAACAATTGAAGGAAAAGGCTTAGGCCCGATTGCTGATGATATTCAAAAATATTCAACTGAGGGAAAAGTACTATCATGGAACTGGTTTAAGTATCCAAACGGTGCAACAAATGAATTTGGTGCTTCAATGCAAGCATATGTTGGAGGACAAAAAAATCCACAGCAATTACTGCAATCACTTCAAGATACTTGGGATAAGTTAAAAAAACAGTAG
- a CDS encoding LysM peptidoglycan-binding domain-containing protein translates to MKKSIKNVILSTAIVFSLGTVVVPANAASVVYKVKKGDTLSKISKTYKTSVTELKKQNKLKSNTIRIGQKLNIPVKPKVATKKPATQTIAPVKLPASESVKKMALEITSWYETSSSEADAFGETSGNFDGAGLSFGALQENFGTETLQPIMKNMFANHNDVVLKAFNGDTDSYNTFKDVIMNKTTKEQVAWGDSISDPNNKYQVVEPWKTYFKNLGTSKECIDEQINASKWYFDQAEKYYKTFGLWTKRGYALMFDIFVQSGAISDKTKNLILDDFKKIDTKNLTKEQIETKKMNIIVNRRAADVNEQWRETWKSRKSVIANGSGTVVGYGDFFDVTPYGATLTHVNK, encoded by the coding sequence ATGAAAAAATCGATTAAAAATGTTATTTTATCAACAGCGATCGTCTTTTCTTTAGGAACAGTAGTTGTACCAGCGAATGCTGCATCTGTTGTTTATAAAGTTAAAAAAGGGGACACGCTTTCTAAAATTTCTAAAACATACAAAACATCTGTTACAGAGCTTAAAAAGCAAAATAAATTAAAATCGAATACAATTAGAATTGGACAAAAGTTAAATATTCCTGTTAAACCGAAAGTTGCAACAAAGAAGCCAGCAACACAAACAATTGCTCCAGTGAAACTTCCAGCAAGTGAATCAGTTAAAAAGATGGCACTAGAAATCACTTCATGGTATGAAACATCATCATCTGAGGCTGATGCATTTGGAGAAACAAGTGGTAATTTCGACGGTGCCGGACTATCTTTTGGCGCGCTTCAAGAAAACTTTGGAACAGAAACTTTACAACCAATTATGAAAAATATGTTCGCAAATCATAATGATGTTGTCCTGAAAGCTTTTAATGGTGATACGGATTCATATAATACATTTAAAGATGTAATTATGAACAAAACGACAAAAGAACAGGTAGCTTGGGGAGATTCAATCAGTGACCCTAATAATAAATACCAAGTCGTAGAGCCTTGGAAGACTTACTTTAAAAATCTAGGTACAAGTAAAGAATGTATTGATGAACAAATTAATGCTTCAAAATGGTACTTCGATCAAGCAGAAAAGTATTACAAAACATTCGGATTATGGACAAAAAGAGGATATGCACTAATGTTTGATATATTTGTTCAAAGTGGAGCGATTTCGGATAAAACGAAAAATTTAATCCTAGATGACTTTAAAAAAATTGATACAAAAAACCTGACAAAAGAACAAATCGAAACGAAAAAAATGAATATTATCGTTAACCGTCGTGCTGCAGATGTAAATGAACAATGGAGAGAAACATGGAAATCTAGAAAATCAGTCATTGCGAACGGTAGTGGTACAGTTGTTGGTTATGGAGATTTCTTTGATGTAACTCCTTATGGTGCTACGTTAACACATGTTAATAAATAA
- a CDS encoding DUF805 domain-containing protein yields the protein MQWYLKVLKNYVGFHGRASRTEYWMFFLINAIITFLLNLLDNFANTDNMISGIYGLLTLLPLIAVGVRRLHDIGKSGWWYLISFIPFIGSIILFILACFKSEDHENRFGPVPR from the coding sequence GTGCAATGGTATTTAAAAGTATTAAAAAATTATGTAGGATTTCATGGTAGAGCGAGTCGAACAGAATATTGGATGTTCTTCTTGATTAATGCAATTATTACTTTTTTACTTAATTTATTAGATAACTTTGCTAATACAGATAACATGATTTCTGGAATTTATGGTTTGCTTACCTTGCTGCCACTAATTGCAGTCGGTGTTCGCAGATTACATGATATTGGTAAAAGTGGATGGTGGTATTTAATTAGTTTCATTCCGTTTATAGGATCAATTATTTTATTCATACTTGCTTGTTTTAAAAGTGAAGATCATGAGAATCGTTTTGGGCCAGTTCCAAGATAA
- a CDS encoding VanZ family protein: MKPIFIKYLLLISSLVFIFRFTFFPVASLGIGVSEGRLNLIPLIKLFNEFSSIKQFIVNVFGNIILFVPFGFILTSIKSSKKVILIGLFLSVSIEVVQFMMSFRTSDIDDVILNTIGTYIGYRIQKINLFKK, translated from the coding sequence TTGAAACCTATTTTCATAAAATATTTACTGTTAATTTCTTCACTTGTGTTTATTTTTAGGTTTACATTTTTTCCAGTCGCTTCTTTAGGAATAGGTGTTTCTGAGGGTAGATTAAATTTAATCCCCTTAATCAAACTGTTTAATGAATTTAGCAGCATTAAACAATTTATAGTTAATGTCTTTGGAAATATCATTCTTTTTGTGCCATTTGGGTTTATTTTAACATCCATTAAGAGCTCAAAAAAAGTAATACTTATTGGCTTATTTTTATCAGTAAGCATAGAAGTTGTCCAATTTATGATGTCTTTTAGAACCTCAGATATAGATGATGTTATTTTAAATACGATAGGGACTTACATTGGGTATAGAATTCAAAAGATCAATTTATTTAAGAAATAA
- a CDS encoding DUF805 domain-containing protein — protein MEWYLKVLKNYAVFNGRARRTEYWMFFLFNAIITIILSILQSIADIDNILTGIYGLLTILPSLAVGARRLHDSGRSGWWLLIGIIPFIGTIILIIFFCLDSEVGDNRFGANPKY, from the coding sequence GTGGAATGGTATTTAAAAGTATTAAAGAATTACGCAGTATTCAACGGAAGAGCTAGAAGAACAGAGTATTGGATGTTTTTCCTGTTTAATGCCATTATCACTATTATACTTTCAATTTTACAAAGCATTGCGGATATCGATAATATATTAACTGGAATTTATGGTCTATTGACGATACTGCCATCTTTAGCAGTAGGAGCTCGCAGATTACATGATTCAGGTAGAAGTGGTTGGTGGTTGTTAATTGGAATCATTCCGTTTATTGGTACGATTATTCTTATAATTTTCTTCTGTTTGGATAGTGAAGTGGGAGATAATCGATTTGGTGCGAATCCTAAATATTAA
- a CDS encoding carbohydrate ABC transporter permease yields MIETKKVIDTNLTDAKTKKSSKKLRDFLNYLTFVGPATIVFAAIVLTPFLIGFFYSFTQWDGVADSAKWVGLENYKYIFTKDTDFIHSFILTGKYTLFAVILTNVIGFSLALIVTQALKTRNILRTVFFLPNLIGGLLLGFIWQFIFNKGLISIGQLLHSDFLQRALLGEEKGAFWAIVIVAVWQGAGYIMVIYVAALQGVPQELIEAAQIDGANKFQVLRKIIIPMVAPAVTVCLFLTISWSFKVFDTNLSLTNGGPFKSTEMLALNIYTEAFVNNRYGLGEAKAIVFFVVVALISVIQVYITKKREVEA; encoded by the coding sequence ATGATTGAAACGAAAAAAGTGATTGATACAAATTTAACAGATGCCAAGACAAAGAAGTCATCTAAAAAATTAAGAGATTTTTTAAATTATCTTACGTTTGTAGGACCAGCAACTATAGTTTTTGCAGCGATCGTGTTAACGCCATTTTTAATCGGCTTTTTCTATTCATTTACTCAGTGGGATGGTGTAGCTGATTCTGCTAAGTGGGTCGGACTTGAAAATTATAAATACATTTTTACAAAAGATACGGATTTTATCCATTCGTTTATTTTAACGGGTAAATATACTTTATTCGCTGTGATTTTAACAAATGTGATTGGTTTTAGTTTAGCGTTAATCGTTACGCAAGCATTGAAGACTAGAAATATTTTAAGAACAGTCTTTTTCCTTCCAAATTTAATCGGTGGATTATTATTAGGTTTCATTTGGCAGTTCATTTTTAATAAAGGTTTAATTTCAATTGGACAATTATTACATTCAGACTTTTTACAAAGAGCACTTTTAGGTGAAGAAAAAGGTGCGTTTTGGGCAATTGTCATCGTAGCAGTTTGGCAAGGTGCAGGTTATATAATGGTTATTTATGTAGCGGCTCTACAAGGTGTACCACAGGAATTAATTGAAGCAGCTCAAATTGATGGTGCGAATAAATTCCAAGTGTTACGTAAAATCATTATTCCAATGGTAGCACCTGCTGTAACAGTTTGTTTATTCTTAACAATTTCATGGTCATTTAAAGTGTTTGATACAAACTTATCATTAACAAATGGTGGACCATTTAAGTCTACTGAGATGTTGGCTTTAAACATTTACACGGAAGCTTTTGTTAATAATCGTTATGGATTAGGTGAAGCAAAAGCGATTGTATTCTTCGTAGTCGTTGCGTTAATTTCAGTTATTCAAGTGTACATTACGAAGAAGAGGGAGGTTGAGGCATAA
- a CDS encoding carbohydrate ABC transporter permease, whose protein sequence is MLKERYTGFTFLLEIAAIILALIFLVPFYYVLGNSFKSFADILQNTSSLPKSLDFTNYQQAIEVMNFWKALMNSLIVTIASNVVIVFFCSMAAYKLVRSKSKISNIIFFIFVATMVIPFQSIMIPLVKVGSTLHLMNSHWGLVIMYLGFGSALSIFLYHGFIKTIPIELEEAAIIDGCSPTMVFWKVVFPLLKPITVTIVILNTLWIWNDFLLPSLVLRDMELRTIPLATFYFFGAYTKQWNLALSGLVLGITPLLLFYFAAQKHIIKGITSGSIK, encoded by the coding sequence ATGCTAAAAGAACGATATACTGGCTTTACTTTTCTATTAGAAATAGCGGCAATTATACTTGCTCTCATCTTCTTAGTTCCTTTTTATTATGTGTTAGGAAACTCATTTAAATCATTTGCTGATATTTTACAAAATACATCTTCGCTTCCAAAAAGCTTAGATTTTACAAACTATCAACAGGCAATTGAAGTCATGAATTTCTGGAAAGCGTTAATGAACTCATTAATCGTGACAATTGCTAGTAATGTTGTAATCGTCTTTTTCTGTTCGATGGCGGCATATAAATTAGTTCGTTCAAAAAGTAAAATTTCAAATATTATTTTCTTTATCTTTGTAGCGACAATGGTTATACCGTTCCAATCAATTATGATCCCATTAGTGAAAGTTGGAAGTACGCTTCATTTAATGAATAGCCATTGGGGATTAGTAATAATGTATTTAGGTTTCGGGTCAGCATTATCGATCTTCCTATATCATGGATTTATTAAAACAATTCCAATTGAGTTAGAGGAAGCGGCAATTATTGATGGATGTTCACCAACTATGGTTTTCTGGAAAGTAGTTTTCCCACTATTAAAACCAATTACGGTTACAATTGTCATCCTTAATACGTTATGGATTTGGAATGACTTCTTATTACCATCACTTGTATTAAGAGATATGGAGTTAAGAACAATTCCTCTTGCTACATTCTACTTCTTTGGAGCATATACAAAACAGTGGAACTTAGCGTTATCTGGTCTTGTTTTAGGTATAACACCACTATTACTTTTCTACTTTGCAGCACAGAAACATATTATTAAAGGTATTACAAGCGGTTCAATTAAATAA
- a CDS encoding ABC transporter substrate-binding protein — translation MKKMLKVAAALTTSVMLFSACSGGSSDKGSNDSKDKKVTLNVFQFKAEIAKDLEQMAKDYHKENPNVTVKIQTVGGGADYGAALKAQFASGNEPDIFNNGGFQEAITWKDKLEDLSDQSWVKDLYPGTEKPMTIDGKLYGMPMNTEGYGFIYNKDLFAKAGITEAPKTLSELTAAAEKLQKAGITPFSVGYGEWWILGIHLLNIPFAQQQDPDQFMKDVSSGKVKIQDNEKFKQFMKLFDLTIKYGNKNPLTTDYNTQVTNFAQGKTAMIQQGNWIQGMVDGITPNMNLGVLPMPINDDKAAMDKLPMGVPNNWVVNKNSKNKEEAKKFLAWMVTSDTGKKYIVEKFKFIPALKTIQGKNLGPIADDLQKYSAEGKTLSWNWFKYPDGATNEFGASMQAYVGKQKSADEMLKSLEDTWMKLKK, via the coding sequence ATGAAAAAGATGCTAAAGGTAGCAGCAGCATTAACAACTTCAGTGATGTTATTCTCTGCTTGTTCTGGGGGATCTTCAGACAAAGGTTCAAATGATTCAAAGGATAAAAAAGTAACATTAAACGTATTCCAGTTTAAAGCTGAGATTGCGAAAGATTTAGAACAAATGGCGAAGGATTACCATAAAGAAAATCCAAACGTAACAGTTAAAATTCAAACTGTAGGTGGCGGTGCTGACTACGGTGCTGCATTAAAAGCTCAATTTGCTTCAGGTAACGAGCCTGATATCTTTAACAACGGTGGATTCCAAGAAGCAATAACTTGGAAAGATAAATTAGAAGATCTTTCTGATCAATCATGGGTAAAAGATTTATATCCAGGAACTGAAAAACCAATGACAATTGACGGCAAACTTTACGGTATGCCAATGAATACTGAAGGTTATGGTTTTATTTACAATAAAGACTTATTCGCAAAAGCTGGTATTACTGAAGCTCCAAAAACTTTAAGCGAATTAACTGCAGCAGCTGAAAAGCTTCAAAAAGCAGGTATCACACCTTTCTCAGTTGGATATGGTGAGTGGTGGATTCTAGGAATTCACTTATTAAATATTCCTTTCGCTCAACAACAAGATCCAGATCAGTTCATGAAGGACGTTTCTTCTGGTAAAGTGAAAATTCAAGACAATGAGAAATTCAAACAATTTATGAAACTGTTTGATTTAACGATTAAATACGGTAACAAAAATCCTTTAACAACGGATTACAACACGCAAGTAACAAACTTTGCTCAAGGTAAAACTGCTATGATCCAACAAGGTAACTGGATTCAAGGTATGGTTGATGGAATCACTCCAAACATGAACTTAGGCGTGTTACCAATGCCAATCAACGATGACAAAGCAGCAATGGACAAATTACCAATGGGTGTACCGAATAACTGGGTAGTTAACAAAAACTCTAAAAACAAAGAAGAAGCTAAAAAATTCTTAGCGTGGATGGTTACTTCTGACACAGGTAAGAAATACATTGTAGAAAAATTCAAGTTTATCCCAGCATTAAAAACAATTCAAGGTAAAAACTTAGGACCAATCGCAGACGACTTACAAAAATACTCTGCTGAAGGTAAAACATTATCTTGGAACTGGTTCAAATACCCAGATGGAGCTACAAATGAGTTTGGTGCATCAATGCAAGCTTATGTTGGAAAGCAAAAATCTGCTGATGAAATGTTAAAATCTCTTGAAGATACTTGGATGAAATTAAAAAAATAA